One segment of Streptomyces bathyalis DNA contains the following:
- a CDS encoding mannose-1-phosphate guanyltransferase, whose translation MKAVVMAGGEGTRLRPMTASMPKPLLPVANRPIMEHVLRLLKRHGLTETVVTVQFLASLVRNYFGDGEELGMELSYANEEKPLGTAGSVKNAEEALKDDSFLVISGDALTDFDLTELIDYHKRQGALVTVCLTRVPNPLEFGITIVNDDGRVERFLEKPTWGQVFSDTVNTGIYVMEPEVFDYVDPDVSVDWSGDVFPQLMKEGKPIYGFVAEGYWEDVGTHESYVKAQADVLEGKVDVEIDGFEISPGVWVAEGAEVHPDADLRGPLYIGDYAKVEAGAELREHSVIGSNVVVKSGAFLHRAVVDQNVYIGPQANLRGCVVGKNTDIMRAARIEDGAVIGDECLIGEESIVQGNVRVYPFKTVEAGAFVNTSVIWESRGQAHLFGARGVSGIVNVEITPELAVRLAGAYATTLKKGSTVTTARDHSRGARALKRAMISALQTSAIDVRDLENVPLPVARQQTARGSAGGIMIRTTPGVPENVDIMFFDERGADLSQAAQRKLDRVFARQEYRRAFPGEIGDLRFPSSVYDSYTGAMLRSVDTTGVEDSGLKVVVDASNGSAGLVLPSLLGRLGVDSLTINPGLDESRPTETADERRSGLVRLGEIVASARAAFGIRFDPVGDRLSLVDERGRIIEDDRALLVMLDLIAAERRSGKVALPVTTTRIAEQVAAYHGTQVEWTTTSPDDLTRVGRDDTTVFGGDGRGGYIIPEFSSVFDGSAAFVRLIGLVARAQLTLSQIDARIPRAHVLKRDLATPWAVKGLVMRTVVEAAGDRSVDTTDGIRIVEPDGRWVMVLPDPAEAVTHLWAEGPDDASAQALLDEWSAVVDSAGR comes from the coding sequence ATGAAGGCCGTCGTTATGGCCGGCGGTGAAGGCACCCGCCTTCGCCCCATGACCGCGAGCATGCCCAAGCCGCTGCTGCCCGTGGCCAACCGTCCCATCATGGAGCACGTACTGCGGTTGCTGAAGCGCCATGGGCTCACCGAGACCGTAGTGACCGTGCAATTCCTGGCCTCCCTCGTCAGGAATTACTTCGGGGACGGCGAGGAGCTCGGCATGGAGCTGAGCTACGCCAACGAGGAGAAGCCCCTCGGTACCGCGGGCAGCGTGAAGAATGCGGAAGAGGCCCTCAAGGACGACTCGTTCCTCGTCATCTCCGGCGACGCGCTCACCGACTTCGATCTCACGGAACTCATCGACTACCACAAGCGGCAGGGCGCACTTGTCACCGTCTGCCTCACGCGTGTTCCCAATCCTCTCGAGTTCGGCATCACGATCGTGAACGACGACGGACGGGTGGAGCGCTTCCTGGAGAAGCCCACCTGGGGACAGGTCTTCTCGGACACCGTCAACACCGGGATCTACGTCATGGAGCCCGAGGTCTTCGACTACGTGGACCCGGATGTGTCGGTCGACTGGTCCGGCGACGTCTTCCCGCAGCTGATGAAGGAAGGCAAGCCGATCTACGGCTTCGTGGCCGAGGGGTACTGGGAGGACGTCGGCACGCACGAGAGCTATGTGAAGGCGCAGGCCGACGTGCTCGAGGGCAAGGTCGACGTCGAGATCGACGGCTTCGAGATCTCACCCGGTGTGTGGGTGGCCGAGGGTGCGGAGGTGCATCCCGACGCGGATCTCCGCGGTCCCCTCTACATCGGGGATTACGCGAAGGTCGAGGCGGGCGCCGAACTCCGCGAGCACTCGGTCATCGGATCCAACGTCGTCGTCAAGAGCGGCGCCTTCCTGCACCGTGCCGTCGTCGACCAGAACGTCTACATCGGACCGCAGGCCAACCTGCGGGGCTGCGTCGTCGGCAAGAACACCGACATCATGCGTGCCGCCCGCATCGAGGACGGCGCCGTCATCGGGGACGAGTGCCTCATCGGCGAGGAGTCCATCGTCCAGGGCAACGTCCGGGTGTACCCCTTCAAGACGGTGGAGGCGGGCGCGTTCGTCAACACGTCCGTGATCTGGGAGTCGCGCGGGCAGGCGCACCTCTTCGGGGCCCGTGGTGTGTCGGGCATCGTGAATGTCGAGATCACTCCGGAGCTCGCGGTACGGCTGGCCGGTGCCTACGCGACCACGTTGAAGAAAGGGTCCACCGTCACCACCGCCCGCGATCACTCGCGCGGTGCGCGTGCGCTGAAGCGGGCCATGATCTCCGCGCTGCAGACCAGCGCGATCGACGTGCGGGACCTGGAGAACGTGCCGCTGCCCGTCGCTCGTCAGCAGACGGCACGCGGCAGCGCCGGCGGCATCATGATCCGTACGACGCCGGGAGTCCCGGAAAACGTCGACATCATGTTCTTCGACGAGCGCGGAGCGGACCTGTCGCAGGCGGCGCAGCGCAAACTCGACAGGGTCTTCGCGCGGCAGGAGTACAGGCGTGCGTTCCCCGGTGAGATCGGTGACCTGCGCTTCCCGTCGAGCGTGTACGACTCCTACACGGGCGCGATGCTGCGCTCCGTCGACACCACGGGAGTGGAGGACTCCGGACTCAAGGTCGTGGTGGACGCTTCCAACGGCAGCGCGGGGCTCGTCCTGCCGAGCCTGCTCGGGCGCCTCGGTGTCGACTCGCTGACGATCAACCCCGGCCTGGATGAGTCGCGCCCAACCGAAACTGCCGATGAGCGACGCTCAGGACTCGTCCGGCTCGGCGAGATCGTCGCGTCCGCCCGCGCCGCCTTCGGGATCCGCTTCGACCCGGTCGGCGACCGCCTGTCCCTCGTCGACGAGCGGGGCCGCATCATCGAGGACGACAGGGCACTGCTGGTGATGCTCGACCTGATCGCGGCAGAGAGGCGCAGTGGCAAGGTGGCCCTGCCGGTGACCACGACCCGCATCGCGGAACAGGTGGCGGCCTACCACGGCACGCAGGTCGAGTGGACGACGACGTCGCCCGACGACCTGACCCGCGTCGGCCGCGACGACACGACGGTCTTCGGAGGGGACGGCCGGGGCGGCTACATCATCCCGGAGTTCAGTTCCGTCTTCGACGGCTCGGCCGCCTTCGTGCGCCTCATCGGCCTCGTCGCCCGCGCACAGCTCACGCTCAGCCAGATCGACGCGCGCATCCCGCGGGCGCACGTGCTCAAGCGTGATCTCGCCACGCCCTGGGCGGTGAAGGGACTCGTCATGCGTACCGTCGTCGAGGCCGCGGGCGACCGCTCCGTGGACACCACGGACGGCATCCGCATCGTCGAGCCCGACGGCCGGTGGGTGATGGTGCTGCCGGACCCTGCGGAGGCCGTGACTCATCTGTGGGCAGAAGGGCCTGACGACGCCTCCGCACAGGCATTGCTGGACGAATGGTCCGCGGTGGTCGACAGCGCCGGCCGCTGA
- a CDS encoding DUF881 domain-containing protein, with protein sequence MSQQPPERSTASRPARPDASMSLLNNAMYNSLDDGYAQAASRRGVEGRSGMPRTVRAKIGLAAGLVLVALVVTVGAAQARVSAPELAKERQELITRIDDGDRRADSLERSVDRLRKDVEARQRRALQKHGGNEAEVAGLLSGALPVHGPGIKLVVDDAKNTQDSDSGGPRQSSGFSDNGRVRDRDLQRVVNGLWESGAEAVSVNGQRLTSLSAIRAAGDAILVDNKPLVPPYTLLAVGPGKELSTTFQDSADGQYLQVLQENYGVRTSISTHDDVRLPAAPSLIVRAAKPVQTGEGSR encoded by the coding sequence ATGTCGCAGCAGCCCCCTGAACGGAGTACCGCATCGCGGCCTGCGCGGCCCGACGCCTCCATGTCGCTGCTGAACAATGCGATGTACAACAGCCTCGACGACGGGTACGCCCAGGCCGCTTCCCGTCGCGGGGTCGAGGGCCGGTCCGGCATGCCGCGGACGGTACGAGCCAAGATCGGGCTCGCCGCCGGGCTGGTCCTCGTCGCGCTGGTGGTCACCGTCGGCGCGGCGCAGGCGCGGGTGTCCGCACCCGAACTCGCCAAGGAGCGGCAGGAACTGATCACCCGCATCGACGACGGCGACCGCCGCGCCGACTCCCTTGAGCGCAGCGTCGACCGCCTGCGCAAGGACGTCGAGGCCCGGCAGCGCAGGGCGCTGCAGAAGCACGGGGGCAACGAGGCGGAGGTCGCCGGGCTGCTCTCGGGCGCGCTCCCCGTGCACGGGCCCGGCATCAAGCTGGTCGTGGACGACGCCAAGAACACCCAGGACAGCGACTCCGGCGGCCCCCGGCAGAGCAGTGGATTCTCGGACAACGGGCGGGTGCGTGACCGCGATCTGCAGCGTGTGGTCAACGGGCTCTGGGAGTCCGGGGCGGAGGCCGTGTCCGTCAACGGCCAGCGCCTGACGTCGCTTTCGGCCATCAGGGCCGCGGGTGATGCGATCCTCGTGGACAACAAGCCACTCGTGCCTCCGTACACCCTGCTCGCGGTGGGGCCGGGCAAGGAGCTGAGCACGACGTTCCAGGACAGTGCCGACGGGCAGTACCTGCAGGTGCTGCAGGAGAACTACGGTGTGCGCACCAGCATCAGCACCCACGACGACGTGCGGTTGCCGGCCGCGCCGAGTCTGATCGTCCGAGCGGCAAAGCCGGTGCAGACAGGAGAGGGCAGCAGATAG
- a CDS encoding small basic family protein: protein MIAVLGLIVGVVAGLVVRPVVPTIVEPYLPIAVVAALDAVFGGLRAMLDGIFDDKVFVVSFLSNVVVAALIVFLGDKLGVGAQLSTGVVVVLGIRIFSNAAAIRRHVFRA from the coding sequence GTGATCGCCGTACTGGGCCTCATCGTGGGGGTCGTGGCCGGACTTGTGGTCCGGCCGGTCGTCCCGACGATCGTCGAGCCCTATCTCCCGATCGCCGTGGTCGCGGCGCTGGACGCGGTCTTCGGCGGGCTGAGGGCCATGCTCGACGGGATCTTCGACGACAAGGTGTTCGTCGTGTCGTTCCTGTCGAACGTCGTGGTCGCGGCGCTGATCGTCTTTCTCGGCGACAAACTCGGGGTCGGGGCCCAACTGTCCACCGGCGTCGTCGTTGTGCTCGGAATCCGCATCTTCTCCAACGCGGCCGCGATCCGCCGGCACGTCTTCAGGGCGTGA
- a CDS encoding DUF881 domain-containing protein: MPPEKRPEDRGTDRAPERAERPEGKDSASDDPQGSGRDKRDRSGAAPAEEPWRPRDRETSNSREQEASSEDAARSAHGERKSFGESGAGGTAREQQDAASESAETGPDAAGGSGSTGRQRLAQAVWPPRVTRAQLIVALLLFVLGLGLAIQVRSTSENSSLRGARQEDLVRILDELDDRSKRLEDEKQSLEGQRTELENSSDQAEEARKQTRQKARQLGVLAGTVGAQGPGIELTVTDPGGSVEADMLLDAVQELRAAGAEAIEVNNVRVVANTYFSDSSGGVRVDGHKISPPYRFQVIGKPKDLEPALNIPGGVVQTLRKEQADASVTPSEKIVVNALRSAKRPDYARSSGQ, from the coding sequence CTGCCGCCTGAGAAGCGGCCGGAGGACCGCGGAACGGATCGCGCTCCGGAACGGGCCGAGCGGCCGGAGGGCAAGGACAGCGCGTCGGACGACCCGCAAGGCTCCGGGCGCGACAAGCGGGATCGCTCCGGCGCCGCACCCGCGGAGGAACCCTGGCGGCCGCGTGACCGGGAGACTTCCAACTCGCGTGAGCAGGAAGCCAGTTCGGAGGACGCCGCGCGAAGCGCGCACGGTGAGCGGAAGAGCTTCGGCGAGAGCGGTGCGGGGGGAACGGCACGCGAGCAGCAGGATGCCGCCTCCGAATCCGCGGAGACCGGGCCGGATGCGGCAGGAGGATCAGGGAGCACAGGACGGCAGCGGCTGGCCCAGGCGGTCTGGCCGCCGCGCGTGACGCGGGCCCAACTCATCGTCGCCCTGCTGCTGTTCGTGCTCGGCCTCGGCCTCGCGATCCAGGTCCGTTCCACGAGCGAGAACAGTTCGCTGCGCGGCGCACGCCAGGAGGACCTGGTCCGCATCCTCGACGAACTGGACGACCGCAGCAAGCGTCTCGAGGACGAGAAGCAGAGCCTGGAGGGCCAGCGCACCGAGTTGGAGAACAGCTCGGACCAGGCCGAGGAGGCACGGAAGCAGACACGTCAGAAGGCACGCCAACTCGGCGTGCTCGCAGGTACGGTGGGCGCCCAGGGCCCCGGCATCGAGCTGACCGTGACCGACCCCGGCGGGTCGGTCGAGGCAGACATGCTCCTGGACGCCGTGCAGGAGCTCCGTGCCGCCGGTGCCGAGGCGATCGAGGTCAACAACGTACGGGTGGTTGCGAATACGTACTTCTCAGACAGTTCGGGAGGGGTGCGTGTGGACGGTCACAAGATCAGTCCGCCGTACCGCTTTCAGGTGATCGGCAAGCCCAAGGACCTGGAACCCGCGCTGAACATCCCCGGCGGAGTTGTCCAGACGCTGCGCAAGGAGCAGGCGGACGCCTCCGTCACGCCCTCCGAGAAGATCGTCGTGAACGCCTTGCGCTCTGCGAAGCGGCCTGATTACGCTCGGTCATCCGGGCAGTGA
- a CDS encoding FHA domain-containing protein codes for MPHGRVCFVRGESPVSFFARLFGKSRQEHGAGAARRRTARHHDSVAAHDGEGAGRPLFRDEVTPPGGGHAGGQGGDSVDPAASGRIGSGAPSTSSTGGGSAVPVCSRCGTQVAEASRFCSNCGAPLRGGAPVAEGSSETTSTISISGLEAYEAEVTGQQQTPPLSPEAQAAVDALPLGSALMVVRRGPNSGSRFLLDGDLTTAGRHPESDIFLDDVTVSRRHVEFRRGPDGVFTVSDVGSLNGTYVNRERIEAGVPLANGDEVQIGKFRLVFFASKRTV; via the coding sequence CTGCCCCACGGGCGGGTCTGTTTCGTGCGAGGGGAATCGCCCGTGAGTTTTTTTGCAAGGTTGTTCGGCAAGAGCCGCCAGGAGCACGGCGCTGGCGCCGCGCGGCGCCGGACCGCCCGGCATCACGATTCCGTGGCGGCCCACGACGGTGAGGGCGCGGGACGCCCGCTGTTCCGCGACGAGGTCACCCCTCCCGGCGGTGGCCATGCGGGTGGTCAGGGCGGGGATTCGGTTGACCCCGCAGCGTCGGGCCGCATAGGTTCCGGTGCACCATCAACCTCGAGTACAGGTGGAGGATCTGCCGTGCCGGTGTGTAGCAGGTGCGGGACCCAGGTCGCCGAGGCGAGCCGGTTCTGTTCCAACTGCGGGGCACCGCTCCGGGGTGGTGCTCCCGTGGCCGAGGGTTCCTCCGAGACGACCTCCACGATCTCGATCTCCGGCCTGGAGGCGTACGAGGCAGAGGTCACCGGTCAGCAGCAGACGCCGCCGCTGTCCCCCGAGGCTCAGGCCGCGGTCGACGCCCTTCCTCTGGGCTCCGCTCTCATGGTGGTCCGCCGAGGCCCCAACTCGGGCAGCCGCTTCCTGCTGGACGGCGATTTGACCACCGCGGGCCGTCACCCTGAGAGCGACATCTTCCTGGACGACGTGACCGTCTCGAGGCGTCACGTGGAGTTCCGGCGCGGTCCCGACGGTGTCTTCACCGTCTCCGATGTCGGCAGCCTCAACGGCACCTACGTCAACCGGGAGCGCATCGAGGCCGGCGTGCCGCTGGCGAACGGTGACGAGGTTCAGATCGGCAAGTTCCGGCTGGTCTTCTTCGCGAGCAAGCGCACGGTCTGA
- a CDS encoding MerR family transcriptional regulator, whose protein sequence is MEHTPPGGAGDGAATGAGSGPLSIGGVLRVLREEFPEVTVSKIRFLETQGLVEPGRSPSGHRWFSGEDVERLRDVLRMQRDHYLPLRVIKEHLGSVAEGELPLPPTKAPQRSSPGTRRERPSDPPVRIGREQLLAAAGLTEPELMDCESHGLVSRYPDSSYDEAAVAVAGIVSELGRHGVPPRQLHAVKAAAEHQAGLLESAVASAEHPGDARTGGGAEPPGARLAALSGRLYEVFVQAALHVRPAEGPDAGNRPGE, encoded by the coding sequence ATGGAGCACACACCGCCCGGTGGTGCCGGTGACGGTGCCGCCACAGGGGCGGGCAGCGGGCCGCTGAGCATCGGCGGCGTGCTGCGTGTGCTCCGCGAGGAGTTCCCCGAGGTCACGGTCTCCAAGATCCGATTTCTGGAGACGCAGGGACTCGTGGAGCCGGGCCGGTCTCCGTCGGGCCACCGCTGGTTCAGCGGCGAGGATGTGGAGCGACTGCGGGACGTCCTGCGGATGCAGCGTGATCACTACCTCCCGCTGAGGGTGATCAAGGAACATCTGGGTTCCGTCGCAGAGGGCGAGCTCCCGTTGCCGCCGACGAAGGCACCCCAGCGGAGCAGCCCGGGCACACGGCGTGAGAGGCCATCCGACCCCCCGGTCCGAATCGGCCGGGAGCAGCTGCTTGCCGCCGCCGGCTTGACGGAGCCCGAGCTCATGGACTGCGAATCGCACGGTCTTGTCTCCCGGTACCCGGACAGCTCGTACGACGAGGCCGCTGTGGCCGTCGCCGGCATCGTCTCGGAGCTCGGCCGCCACGGAGTTCCGCCGCGGCAGCTGCACGCCGTGAAGGCCGCTGCCGAGCATCAGGCGGGCCTGCTCGAGAGCGCCGTTGCGTCGGCGGAACACCCCGGTGACGCCCGTACCGGGGGCGGTGCCGAGCCCCCGGGCGCCCGGCTGGCGGCCCTGTCCGGGCGGCTTTACGAGGTCTTTGTGCAGGCGGCGCTGCACGTACGGCCTGCTGAGGGCCCCGACGCGGGCAACCGCCCGGGTGAGTAG
- a CDS encoding bifunctional nuclease family protein yields the protein MNELDVVGVRVEMPSNQPIVLLREVGGDRYLPIWIGPGEATAIAFAQQGMTPARPLTHDLFKDVLEAVGQELTAVRITDLREGVFYAELVFASGVEVSARPSDAIALALRTGTPIYGSEGVLDDAGIAIPDEQEDEVEKFREFLDQISPEDFGTSSQ from the coding sequence GTGAACGAGCTCGACGTTGTGGGTGTCCGGGTCGAAATGCCCTCCAACCAACCGATCGTGCTGCTGCGTGAAGTGGGTGGCGACCGGTACCTCCCCATCTGGATCGGCCCTGGGGAGGCGACCGCGATCGCCTTCGCGCAGCAGGGCATGACGCCTGCGCGCCCGCTCACCCATGATCTGTTCAAGGACGTCCTGGAGGCCGTGGGCCAGGAGCTCACCGCTGTCCGCATCACGGACCTCAGAGAAGGCGTGTTCTACGCCGAGCTGGTCTTCGCCAGCGGGGTCGAGGTCAGCGCGCGGCCGTCCGACGCCATAGCGCTGGCTCTGCGCACCGGTACGCCGATCTACGGCAGCGAGGGTGTGCTGGACGACGCGGGCATCGCCATCCCGGACGAGCAGGAGGACGAGGTGGAGAAGTTCCGCGAGTTCCTCGACCAGATCTCGCCCGAGGATTTCGGCACCAGCAGCCAGTGA
- a CDS encoding MerR family transcriptional regulator gives MRRTEVGVRDTGDGMAAGETPPRGGSAGPLQGERSTDESPELIGYRGPTACSAAGITYRQLDYWARTGLVEPSIRPAYGSGSQRLYSFRDIVVLKIVKRLLDTGVSLQNIRTAVQHLRTRGRTDLTQMTLMSDGATVYECSSPDEVVDLLQGGQGVFGIAVGVVWKDVEGALAQLHGEHVDTGETIVGDHPGDELARRRNRAG, from the coding sequence ATGCGGAGGACGGAGGTCGGCGTGAGAGATACCGGCGACGGTATGGCGGCGGGCGAGACCCCTCCTCGCGGGGGCTCGGCAGGTCCGCTGCAGGGGGAGAGATCCACGGACGAATCGCCGGAACTCATCGGATACCGCGGCCCCACCGCTTGCTCGGCCGCCGGGATCACCTACCGCCAGCTCGACTACTGGGCGCGCACAGGGCTCGTGGAGCCGAGCATCCGTCCCGCCTACGGATCCGGAAGCCAGCGGCTCTACAGCTTTCGCGACATCGTGGTCCTCAAGATCGTCAAGCGGCTGCTGGACACGGGCGTCTCGCTGCAGAACATCCGCACCGCCGTCCAGCATCTGCGCACCCGCGGCCGTACCGACCTGACCCAGATGACGCTGATGAGCGACGGAGCCACCGTCTACGAGTGCTCTTCGCCCGACGAAGTCGTCGACCTGCTGCAGGGCGGGCAAGGCGTGTTCGGGATCGCCGTCGGCGTGGTGTGGAAAGACGTCGAGGGAGCCCTGGCGCAGCTGCACGGCGAGCACGTCGACACCGGCGAGACCATCGTGGGTGATCATCCCGGGGACGAGCTGGCGCGGCGGCGCAACCGCGCAGGCTGA
- a CDS encoding DNA polymerase IV has protein sequence MRSAPTILHLDMDAFYAAVEQASKPSLRGKPVVVGGLGPRGVVATASYEARIFGVHSAMPMGQARRLCPNAAYLSPRFSLYRDVSDAVMEILGGLSPLVEPLSLDEAFVDLEAGEALTDGSASPAVRAVGERLRQTISEMTGLSGSVGLAGSKMLAKIGSEQAKPDGLVVIEPGTERELLAPMSVRTLPGVGPATAEVLRRAGITTVGDTAEAGEAELLRLLGRAHGTSLYAMANGWDDRPVIAERDAKSVSVEDTFDVDLTDRALVQAHLARLAERCAERLRAAGRSGRTVVIKVRSYDFSTLTRSETLRGPTDDTGVVREAAARLLDTVDTTAGVRLLGVGVSGLADFTQEDLFAQAQADADAAAAAEGRTAGHLGEEHGPAAVPEEPEVPAHRRWVPGRDVRHAELGLGWVQGSGLGRVTVRFEDPGSVPGRVRTYSVDDPALEPAEPPPLAAMARRKRIEGLGRTGESSQLSVPAIRPKSLSGGGEDGAGPDDAGEEGTGPTDSAGGGTSSP, from the coding sequence GTGAGAAGCGCTCCGACGATCCTCCATCTGGACATGGACGCCTTCTACGCTGCCGTCGAGCAGGCATCCAAGCCCAGCCTCCGCGGAAAACCCGTCGTCGTCGGCGGGCTCGGGCCGCGCGGAGTCGTCGCCACGGCCTCGTACGAGGCGCGGATCTTCGGCGTCCATTCGGCCATGCCCATGGGCCAGGCCCGCCGTCTGTGCCCGAACGCCGCCTACCTCTCGCCTCGCTTCAGCCTCTACAGGGACGTCAGCGATGCCGTCATGGAGATCCTCGGCGGGCTGTCGCCGCTCGTGGAGCCCCTCAGCCTCGACGAGGCCTTCGTCGACCTGGAGGCCGGCGAGGCGCTGACCGACGGCTCGGCGTCTCCGGCCGTACGAGCGGTGGGGGAGCGGCTGCGGCAGACGATCAGCGAGATGACGGGGCTCAGCGGCTCCGTGGGGCTGGCCGGCTCGAAGATGCTCGCCAAGATCGGCTCGGAGCAGGCGAAGCCCGACGGGCTCGTCGTCATCGAGCCGGGCACGGAACGGGAGCTGCTGGCTCCGATGTCAGTACGCACTCTGCCGGGCGTGGGTCCGGCCACGGCAGAGGTGCTGCGCCGCGCCGGGATCACCACCGTCGGGGACACGGCGGAGGCGGGTGAGGCGGAGCTGCTGAGACTTCTGGGCAGGGCGCACGGCACTTCGCTCTACGCGATGGCGAACGGCTGGGACGACCGTCCCGTGATCGCGGAGCGCGACGCGAAATCGGTGTCGGTGGAGGACACTTTCGACGTCGACCTCACCGACAGGGCGCTCGTCCAGGCGCACCTCGCGCGCCTCGCCGAACGGTGCGCGGAGCGGCTTCGTGCGGCCGGGAGGTCCGGCCGCACGGTTGTGATCAAGGTCCGCAGTTATGACTTCTCGACCCTGACGCGCTCGGAGACGCTGCGCGGACCCACCGACGACACCGGCGTGGTCCGCGAGGCCGCGGCCAGGCTCCTCGACACGGTGGACACCACCGCCGGGGTGCGTCTGCTGGGCGTCGGCGTCAGCGGTCTGGCCGACTTCACTCAGGAAGATCTGTTCGCACAGGCACAGGCCGACGCGGATGCCGCGGCAGCGGCAGAAGGTAGGACAGCGGGCCACCTGGGGGAGGAGCACGGGCCGGCTGCCGTGCCCGAGGAGCCGGAGGTTCCGGCCCACCGGCGCTGGGTGCCGGGCCGGGACGTCAGGCATGCGGAGCTCGGTCTCGGCTGGGTGCAGGGCAGTGGGCTCGGCCGGGTCACCGTGAGGTTCGAGGATCCTGGGTCCGTGCCCGGCCGGGTGCGGACCTACTCCGTCGACGATCCCGCTCTGGAGCCTGCCGAACCGCCGCCGCTCGCGGCGATGGCGCGGCGGAAGCGGATCGAGGGGTTGGGCCGAACGGGGGAATCGTCTCAGCTCTCGGTCCCCGCTATCCGTCCGAAGTCCCTGTCCGGCGGAGGCGAGGACGGTGCCGGCCCCGACGACGCCGGTGAGGAGGGCACAGGGCCGACGGACTCGGCCGGGGGCGGCACCTCCAGCCCGTAG